One part of the Phaenicophaeus curvirostris isolate KB17595 chromosome 2, BPBGC_Pcur_1.0, whole genome shotgun sequence genome encodes these proteins:
- the FUT9 gene encoding 4-galactosyl-N-acetylglucosaminide 3-alpha-L-fucosyltransferase 9, whose product MIISVHTFKILYKEEQIMTSTSKGIFRPFFIIFIVLGCFMAFILIYIKPTNSWISGPIESASSVLKMKSFFSSKTDNLNETTILIWVWPFGQTFDLTSCQTMFNIHGCHLTIDRSLYNKSHAVLIHHRDISWDLTNLPQQARPPFQKWIWMNLESPTHTPQKSGIEHLFNLTLTYRRDSDIQVPYGFLMVGTSSFTFEVPSKENLVCWVVSNWNPEHARVKYYNELSKYIEIHTYGQAFGDYVNDKNLIPTISTCKFYLSFENSIHKDYITEKLYNALLAGSVPVVLGPSRENYENYIPADSFIHVEDFLSPRELAEYLLMLDKNNKMYLSYFNWKKDFSVHLPRFWESHACLACDHVKRHQEYKSIGNLEKWFWN is encoded by the coding sequence aACAAATTATGACATCGACATCTAAAGGAATTTTCCGgccattttttattatcttcattGTCCTTGGTTGTTTCATGGCATTTATACTTATTTATATCAAACCAACAAATAGCTGGATCTCTGGTCCTATAGAATCAGCcagttcagttttgaaaatgaagagcttcttttcttccaaaactgaTAATCTTAATGAGACTACTATCTTGATCTGGGTCTGGCCATTTGGTCAGACATTTGATCTAACATCCTGCCAAACCATGTTCAATATCCACGGGTGCCATCTGACTATTGACCGCTCACTATATAACAAATCCCACGCTGTTCTCATTCATCACAGGGATATTAGCTGGGATCTGACTAATTTACCTCAGCAAGCCAGACCACCATTCCAGAAGTGGATTTGGATGAACTTGGAGTCTCCAACTCATACTCCTCAAAAGAGTGGCATTGAACACCTCTTTAACCTGACCCTAACTTATCGGCGTGATTCGGATATTCAGGTGCCTTATGGCTTCTTGATGGTTGGTACAAGTTCCTTTACATTTGAAGTGCCGAGTAAGGAAAACTTGGTCTGTTGGGTTGTAAGCAATTGGAACCCTGAGCACGCTCGAGTCAAGTATTACAACGAGCTTAGCAAATACATTGAAATCCATACCTATGGACAAGCCTTTGGAGACTATGTGAATGATAAAAACTTGATTCCAACTATTTCCACTTGCAAATTCTacctttcctttgaaaattcaATCCACAAAGATTACATTACTGAGAAACTTTACAATGCTCTTCTGGCCGGATCAGTCCCTGTTGTACTGGGCCCTTCCAGAGAAAACTATGAGAATTACATTCCAGCAGACTCTTTCATACATGTGGAAGATTTTCTCTCCCCTAGAGAGCTGGCAGAATATCTTCTGATGCTTGACAAAAATAACAAGATGTACCTTAGTTATTTCAACTGGAAGAAGGATTTCTCAGTGCATCTTCCTAGATTCTGGGAATCACATGCATGTCTTGCTTGTGATCATGTGAAAAGACACCAGGAATACAAGTCCATTGGAAATTTAGAAAAATGGTTTTGGAATTAA